The following are encoded together in the Tepidiforma bonchosmolovskayae genome:
- a CDS encoding TetR/AcrR family transcriptional regulator: protein MAGEREPPAGQAPGEAAPRDDTRARILAAAMEAFARDGFDATSVRSIARRCGISDAGVFYYFPTKRHLLEALWNEAPAGSFPVGDPAAPLTAERLAELVRATIHISAENFTYLRLVARQALASDETAIALRNASRARWRTALARHFQAAGPRAAELVETFAAAVTGYLLRLEMETGDAYPEAVRDDAFQERVIRAVQRLLPVERADSPAAG, encoded by the coding sequence GTGGCGGGTGAACGCGAACCTCCCGCCGGCCAGGCCCCCGGGGAGGCCGCGCCGCGGGATGACACGCGCGCACGCATCCTCGCAGCGGCCATGGAGGCGTTCGCCCGGGACGGCTTCGACGCGACCTCGGTCCGCTCGATTGCGCGGCGCTGCGGCATCTCGGACGCGGGCGTGTTCTACTACTTCCCAACGAAGCGTCACCTCCTCGAGGCGCTCTGGAACGAGGCCCCGGCAGGTTCGTTCCCGGTGGGCGACCCGGCTGCTCCGCTGACAGCTGAACGGCTGGCGGAGCTGGTGCGCGCGACGATTCACATCTCGGCCGAGAATTTCACCTACCTGCGGCTGGTTGCGCGGCAGGCGCTCGCCTCAGACGAAACGGCGATTGCACTCCGCAACGCGTCGCGCGCACGATGGCGGACAGCACTCGCGAGACACTTCCAAGCGGCAGGTCCGCGCGCGGCTGAGCTGGTCGAAACGTTCGCCGCCGCGGTGACGGGGTATCTCCTGCGGCTCGAGATGGAGACCGGTGACGCGTACCCCGAGGCGGTCCGCGACGATGCATTCCAGGAGCGGGTCATCCGCGCAGTCCAGCGTCTGCTCCCGGTGGAGCGCGCCGATTCCCCGGCTGCGGGCTGA
- the ltaE gene encoding low-specificity L-threonine aldolase, giving the protein MRAAMAAAEVGDDVFGDDPTVNRLEARAAEMVGKEAALFVPSGTMANLVALLAHTGPGDEVILGDQSHILHYEVGGVARIAGLVTRTLPNLDDGSLASADVERAIRPQTIHSPGTRLLCLENTHNRCGGAALSAATTAELAGVARARGVAVHLDGARIFNASVALRTPVDVLAAPCDSVSFCFSKGLGAPVGSVLCGSREFIARARRFRKLLGGGMRQAGVLAAAALYALDHHIDRLVHDHENARRLAEGLASIGPFRPVPPQTNIVVVDVLRGDVDDWLRKFEQAGVLAVGFGPGRFRMVTHLDVDRADIEEALARISRIAGATAH; this is encoded by the coding sequence ATGCGCGCCGCGATGGCCGCTGCAGAGGTGGGCGACGACGTGTTCGGCGATGACCCGACGGTCAACCGCCTCGAGGCGCGGGCTGCCGAGATGGTCGGCAAAGAGGCCGCGCTCTTCGTGCCAAGCGGAACGATGGCGAACCTGGTCGCTCTCCTGGCGCATACCGGCCCGGGCGATGAGGTCATCCTCGGCGACCAGTCGCACATTCTCCACTACGAGGTCGGCGGCGTGGCCCGCATCGCCGGCCTCGTCACCCGGACGCTGCCCAACCTCGACGACGGAAGTCTGGCGTCGGCCGACGTCGAGCGGGCCATCCGCCCGCAAACGATCCACTCGCCCGGGACCCGCCTGCTCTGCCTCGAGAACACCCACAACCGCTGCGGCGGCGCGGCGCTCTCCGCTGCGACCACGGCCGAACTCGCCGGGGTCGCTCGCGCCCGCGGCGTGGCGGTCCACCTCGACGGCGCCCGCATCTTCAACGCGTCGGTTGCGCTGAGGACGCCCGTCGACGTCCTCGCGGCGCCATGCGATTCAGTTTCCTTTTGCTTCTCCAAAGGGCTAGGGGCGCCCGTCGGGTCCGTCCTTTGCGGGAGCCGCGAGTTCATCGCCCGTGCCCGGCGATTCCGCAAGCTGCTGGGCGGCGGCATGCGGCAGGCGGGCGTGCTTGCTGCAGCTGCCCTCTACGCGCTGGACCATCACATCGACCGGCTGGTGCACGACCATGAAAACGCCCGCCGCCTGGCCGAAGGTCTCGCCTCCATCGGGCCGTTCCGCCCCGTTCCTCCGCAGACCAACATTGTGGTCGTCGATGTCCTCCGGGGCGATGTCGATGACTGGCTGCGGAAGTTCGAACAGGCGGGCGTTCTCGCCGTCGGCTTCGGGCCTGGCCGGTTCCGCATGGTGACGCACCTGGATGTCGACCGCGCAGACATCGAAGAGGCGCTCGCCAGAATCTCACGTATCGCTGGAGCAACCGCCCATTGA
- a CDS encoding flavin-containing monooxygenase, giving the protein MPISRPVEPLVATDDELRAALEDAFLPALLPALAQATGDFSILRESLRPPGVAPGVQQGGMTPAQQAEAKEVAFEALKRLRDGQVSGEVPVEEALLRITAWMTGSPVSEDYVPLLLEELAPEGQDPRAPAWRKDPSVPFSVIIIGAGMSGILAGIRLKQAGIPFTILEKNHDIGGTWLENTYPGARVDVSNAFYSYSFAQKIDWPTHYSTQPVLLEYFQECAREFGVREHVQFNTEVTLLQWDDDRAEWVVHIRRADGTEEELRANAVISAVGQLNRPKIPDIPGLGRFRGPQFHSARWDHSVDLAGKRVAVIGTGASAAQFIPEVAKVAGEVTIFQRTPNWYVPVPHYHDEVPAGLRWLFTHVPHYAHWYRFWLFWNTTDGLLAAAKVDPTWPDKSRSVGPENENLRQLLTAYLQMQFADRPDLLPKVMPDYPPAAKRLILDNGIWAATLKRPNVRLVTDKIREVTETGVVTVDGTLYEADVLIYGTGFQASKFLTPMRVLGRDGKDLHREWDGDARAYLGITVPGFPNFFMLYGPNTNIVVNGSIIYFSECEVQYVMGCLKMLFDRGERALDVRKEVHDAYNERIDRGNLERVWGVATVNSWYRNEKGRSAQNWPFNLIEYWQLTREPNPDDYEFIRQPALAGGD; this is encoded by the coding sequence ATGCCAATCAGCCGCCCCGTCGAGCCGCTCGTCGCAACCGATGACGAGCTTCGCGCAGCGCTCGAAGACGCCTTCCTCCCTGCACTGCTGCCTGCACTCGCCCAGGCTACCGGCGACTTCTCGATCCTCCGCGAATCGCTGCGGCCTCCTGGCGTTGCCCCGGGCGTCCAGCAGGGCGGTATGACGCCCGCCCAGCAGGCCGAGGCGAAGGAAGTCGCCTTCGAAGCCCTCAAGCGGCTCCGCGACGGCCAGGTCTCCGGCGAGGTCCCGGTCGAAGAGGCGCTGCTCCGGATTACGGCGTGGATGACCGGCTCGCCGGTTTCTGAGGACTACGTCCCGCTCCTGCTCGAAGAACTCGCGCCCGAGGGCCAGGACCCCCGAGCTCCCGCCTGGCGGAAGGACCCCTCGGTTCCGTTCAGCGTCATCATCATCGGCGCAGGGATGTCCGGCATCCTCGCGGGGATTCGGCTCAAGCAGGCCGGCATACCGTTCACCATCCTTGAGAAGAACCACGACATCGGCGGCACCTGGCTTGAGAACACCTATCCGGGTGCGCGTGTCGACGTTTCGAACGCGTTTTACAGCTACAGCTTCGCCCAGAAGATTGACTGGCCGACCCACTACTCCACACAGCCCGTACTCCTCGAGTACTTCCAGGAGTGTGCCCGCGAGTTCGGCGTTCGCGAGCACGTCCAGTTCAACACGGAGGTCACCCTCCTCCAGTGGGATGATGACCGCGCCGAATGGGTCGTCCACATCCGCCGCGCTGATGGAACCGAAGAAGAGCTCCGCGCTAACGCCGTCATCAGCGCGGTCGGCCAGCTGAATCGCCCCAAGATTCCCGATATCCCGGGCCTCGGGCGGTTCCGCGGTCCGCAGTTCCACTCTGCCCGCTGGGACCACTCCGTCGACCTCGCCGGCAAGCGGGTCGCCGTCATCGGTACCGGGGCGAGCGCCGCGCAGTTCATCCCCGAGGTCGCGAAGGTCGCCGGCGAAGTCACCATCTTCCAGCGGACGCCCAACTGGTATGTGCCCGTGCCGCACTACCACGATGAGGTCCCGGCCGGCCTCCGGTGGCTCTTCACGCACGTGCCCCATTACGCCCACTGGTACCGATTCTGGCTCTTCTGGAACACCACCGACGGCCTGCTCGCTGCCGCGAAGGTCGACCCCACCTGGCCCGACAAATCCCGCTCGGTCGGCCCCGAGAACGAGAACCTTCGCCAGCTGCTGACGGCCTACCTCCAGATGCAGTTCGCCGACCGGCCCGACCTGCTGCCCAAGGTGATGCCGGACTACCCGCCTGCAGCCAAGCGCCTGATTCTCGACAACGGTATCTGGGCGGCGACGCTCAAGCGCCCCAATGTCCGCCTCGTGACCGACAAGATTCGCGAGGTGACCGAAACCGGCGTCGTGACCGTGGACGGAACCCTCTACGAGGCCGACGTGCTCATCTACGGCACAGGCTTTCAGGCCTCGAAGTTCCTCACGCCCATGCGCGTGCTCGGACGCGACGGCAAGGACCTCCACCGCGAGTGGGATGGCGACGCCCGCGCCTACCTCGGCATCACCGTGCCGGGCTTCCCCAACTTCTTCATGCTCTACGGGCCGAACACCAACATCGTCGTCAACGGCAGCATCATCTACTTCTCCGAGTGCGAAGTGCAGTACGTCATGGGCTGCCTCAAGATGCTCTTTGACCGCGGCGAGCGCGCCCTGGACGTCCGCAAGGAGGTCCACGATGCCTATAACGAGCGAATCGACCGCGGCAACCTCGAGCGCGTCTGGGGGGTGGCCACCGTCAACAGCTGGTACCGCAACGAGAAGGGTCGGTCGGCCCAGAACTGGCCGTTCAACCTCATTGAGTACTGGCAGCTGACGCGCGAGCCGAACCCCGACGACTACGAGTTCATCCGTCAGCCGGCGCTGGCCGGCGGCGACTGA
- the dtd gene encoding D-aminoacyl-tRNA deacylase, with protein sequence MRAVIQRVQRAAVSVAGAQVAGIGPGMVVLLGIARDDDAATAARLAERVAGLRIFDDGAGRMNLDVATIGGAVLCISQFTLYGDVRRGRRPSFEAAAPAAQAQPLYEAFVAAVRGAGIPCATGVFGAEMQVELVNDGPVTLFVDSADLERPRRA encoded by the coding sequence ATGCGGGCGGTCATCCAGCGCGTCCAGCGCGCTGCCGTATCGGTCGCGGGGGCACAGGTCGCGGGTATCGGACCGGGCATGGTCGTGCTGCTCGGCATCGCCCGGGATGACGACGCGGCGACGGCCGCGCGACTGGCAGAGCGGGTTGCAGGGCTCCGAATCTTCGATGATGGCGCCGGGCGCATGAACCTCGACGTGGCCACCATCGGCGGGGCCGTGCTCTGCATCAGCCAGTTCACCCTGTACGGGGACGTTCGCCGCGGGCGCCGGCCGTCGTTCGAGGCCGCCGCGCCGGCGGCGCAGGCGCAGCCGCTGTACGAGGCATTCGTCGCGGCGGTCCGCGGGGCGGGCATTCCCTGTGCAACCGGCGTCTTCGGTGCGGAGATGCAGGTCGAGCTGGTTAACGATGGCCCGGTGACCCTGTTCGTCGACTCCGCCGACCTCGAGCGGCCGCGCCGGGCTTGA
- a CDS encoding S1 domain-containing protein: MSDEYGVDLDEVFRVIDTADVLVVRFHFIDRRLLVDFRTRPGIAPLIRVVPRAESVEERFRSIKRLRPEFPLPERVMTFHWPRSVPVLLASGAWQRLVDRASALGSDETTDACARALEELMALERKEVLAAITGASHYQTLWERRSP; encoded by the coding sequence ATGAGTGACGAGTACGGCGTCGACCTCGACGAAGTCTTCCGGGTCATCGATACCGCCGATGTCCTCGTCGTCCGGTTCCACTTCATCGACCGCCGCCTCCTCGTCGACTTCCGCACCCGGCCTGGCATTGCACCGCTCATCCGGGTGGTGCCCCGCGCCGAATCGGTCGAAGAGCGGTTCCGCTCCATTAAGCGGCTCCGCCCCGAGTTCCCGCTCCCTGAGCGCGTGATGACCTTCCACTGGCCCCGGTCAGTGCCGGTCCTGCTCGCGAGCGGCGCCTGGCAGCGGCTCGTCGACCGGGCCTCTGCGCTCGGCTCGGACGAAACGACCGATGCCTGTGCCCGCGCCCTCGAGGAGCTGATGGCCCTCGAACGGAAAGAGGTGCTCGCCGCCATTACCGGGGCTTCGCATTACCAGACGCTCTGGGAGCGCCGCTCCCCGTGA
- a CDS encoding DUF3108 domain-containing protein: MFLVALPAAVAGVLLAGCAGSEDPPAERVFLGPPWTADERFTYDLLASGREPYGSCVLETDVEFQPGVTRLSRLCSDEPGPHRDDGTATVEAQTLEPISSTRVQVDAEKNRRISFTATYAYPVVKFEADDNGKIRRTERDLPQPTGTNPDPAYYDDESMLWLVRGIELRTGYEGTYRNVSAATGAVFDVTLRVEGEETVTVPAGTFRTWKIRISTSTITQFAWVEAEAPHRVIKARVHGLQDVDYVLSGTGAP, translated from the coding sequence ATGTTCCTGGTCGCCCTGCCCGCCGCTGTCGCGGGCGTTCTCCTCGCCGGCTGCGCCGGATCCGAAGACCCGCCGGCCGAGCGCGTCTTCCTCGGCCCGCCCTGGACCGCTGACGAACGGTTCACGTACGACCTCCTCGCCAGCGGGCGCGAACCGTATGGCTCCTGCGTCCTCGAGACCGACGTCGAATTCCAGCCGGGCGTGACCCGGCTCAGCAGGCTCTGCAGCGACGAACCGGGCCCGCACCGCGACGACGGCACCGCGACCGTGGAGGCCCAGACCCTGGAGCCGATCAGCTCGACGCGCGTTCAGGTGGACGCCGAGAAGAATCGCCGGATTTCGTTCACGGCGACCTACGCCTACCCGGTGGTCAAGTTCGAGGCCGACGATAACGGCAAGATCCGGCGGACCGAGCGCGATCTCCCGCAGCCGACGGGCACGAACCCGGACCCTGCCTATTACGACGATGAATCCATGCTCTGGCTCGTGCGCGGCATCGAACTCCGCACCGGGTACGAGGGTACGTACCGGAACGTGTCCGCCGCGACCGGCGCCGTCTTCGACGTGACGCTGCGGGTGGAGGGCGAAGAGACCGTCACGGTCCCTGCCGGGACGTTCCGCACCTGGAAGATTCGCATCAGCACATCGACGATCACCCAGTTTGCGTGGGTTGAGGCGGAGGCCCCGCACCGCGTGATTAAGGCCCGCGTGCACGGGCTCCAGGACGTCGATTACGTGCTGAGCGGGACCGGCGCACCCTAA
- a CDS encoding winged helix-turn-helix transcriptional regulator: MPSVFVISREPRTRSAVADYVRERGYDAATADSYDRAMETLGEYVFDALIVDVQGLPRGENGATFAQFNHWLAQALQSQRPAMIYLLHKGARRPQFRIEGAVIKKPFPLEAIGEALRERIGLPRHPGNERGLDLDLASNTLRCGERQVHLTNIEATLLAYLMEHEGETLHPRDLLVDVWQYHDAAGASTLVRAHVSNLRRKLREVLGTSDAIQTIRGKGYRFIA; encoded by the coding sequence ATGCCATCTGTATTCGTCATAAGTCGCGAGCCCCGTACCCGTTCCGCCGTCGCCGACTACGTCCGGGAGCGCGGATACGACGCGGCCACCGCCGACAGCTACGACCGCGCCATGGAGACCCTGGGCGAGTACGTCTTCGATGCGCTCATCGTCGATGTCCAGGGGCTCCCGCGCGGAGAGAACGGGGCCACCTTCGCGCAGTTCAACCACTGGCTCGCTCAGGCCCTCCAGAGCCAGCGCCCGGCAATGATCTATCTGCTCCACAAGGGCGCGCGGCGTCCGCAGTTCCGCATTGAGGGCGCCGTCATCAAGAAACCGTTTCCCCTTGAAGCCATCGGCGAGGCCCTGCGTGAACGCATCGGCCTCCCACGGCATCCCGGCAATGAACGCGGCCTCGACCTCGACCTCGCCTCGAACACCCTCCGCTGCGGCGAGCGGCAGGTGCACCTCACGAACATCGAGGCGACGCTTCTCGCGTACCTGATGGAGCACGAGGGCGAGACCCTGCACCCGCGCGACCTCCTCGTCGATGTATGGCAGTACCACGACGCCGCCGGGGCCAGCACGCTCGTACGTGCCCACGTGAGCAACCTCCGCCGCAAGCTGCGGGAGGTCCTCGGCACCTCAGACGCCATCCAGACGATCCGCGGCAAGGGCTACCGGTTCATCGCCTGA
- a CDS encoding FmdB family zinc ribbon protein produces the protein MPTYEYHCPACDATYELRQGFDAPTTHPCEECGKGTAKRVLHAPPIVFKGSGWYITDSRNKSSALSDTTSSSSESSESTASESTGEAAAAS, from the coding sequence TTGCCGACCTACGAGTACCACTGCCCGGCCTGCGATGCGACCTATGAGCTGCGCCAGGGCTTCGATGCGCCAACCACGCATCCCTGCGAAGAGTGCGGCAAGGGCACGGCAAAGCGCGTGCTCCACGCACCGCCGATCGTGTTCAAGGGAAGCGGCTGGTACATCACCGATAGCCGGAACAAATCGTCCGCGTTGAGCGACACGACGTCCTCGAGCAGCGAGTCGTCGGAAAGCACGGCATCGGAATCGACCGGCGAAGCCGCTGCGGCGTCCTGA
- a CDS encoding TetR/AcrR family transcriptional regulator: MASEAQPIREPKTPEAIATRNRILQAARELFSERGFDATSVRMIANRAGVSDPAVHYYFPSKYDLFRALMVQPDYRTPPVAQSLDEAVDVLSAMFDWWAENAPLVRILTQQQLRGDPEALEYLRDGESRYRAEVASILGSAGYEGDCETAADLLFHTLSGFMWDAVMTYGNAAREVLAQPVFKDRIRFAIRCALGMEGCCGG; encoded by the coding sequence ATGGCGAGTGAGGCCCAGCCGATTCGCGAACCCAAGACGCCTGAGGCCATCGCCACCCGCAACCGCATCCTCCAGGCAGCACGCGAGCTGTTCAGCGAACGCGGCTTCGACGCGACATCGGTGCGGATGATCGCCAACCGCGCCGGCGTGAGCGACCCGGCCGTGCACTACTACTTCCCCAGCAAGTACGACCTCTTCCGGGCGCTGATGGTCCAGCCCGACTACCGCACCCCGCCGGTGGCGCAGTCGCTGGATGAGGCGGTTGACGTGCTCTCCGCGATGTTCGACTGGTGGGCCGAAAACGCCCCGCTCGTCCGCATCCTGACCCAGCAACAGCTCAGAGGCGACCCGGAGGCCCTTGAGTACCTCCGCGACGGGGAAAGCCGCTACCGGGCTGAGGTGGCGTCCATCCTGGGCTCGGCCGGGTACGAGGGGGATTGCGAGACGGCGGCGGACCTCCTCTTCCACACCCTTTCAGGGTTCATGTGGGACGCGGTTATGACGTACGGCAACGCCGCCAGGGAGGTGCTGGCCCAGCCCGTGTTCAAAGACCGCATCCGGTTCGCCATCCGCTGCGCCCTCGGGATGGAGGGCTGCTGTGGCGGGTGA
- a CDS encoding zinc-ribbon domain containing protein: MSFADKSLACIDCGASFTFTAGEQEFHASKGFTQEPRRCPSCRRARKAQQGGGAAAADSRPPRQLYDAVCASCGKIAKVPFEPTTGRPVYCSDCFQSQPRGLTSSGGRSAPREPRSGGGLGSWGDFEPMERGGGRGGRGWNDRKGGKGRRW; this comes from the coding sequence GTGTCGTTCGCCGACAAGTCGCTCGCCTGCATCGATTGCGGAGCGTCCTTCACCTTTACTGCTGGCGAGCAGGAGTTCCACGCATCAAAGGGGTTCACGCAGGAGCCGCGGCGCTGCCCGTCCTGCCGCCGCGCCCGCAAGGCCCAGCAGGGCGGAGGCGCCGCTGCTGCCGATTCCCGCCCGCCGCGCCAGCTCTACGACGCAGTCTGCGCCTCCTGCGGCAAAATCGCGAAGGTCCCGTTCGAGCCGACCACCGGGCGCCCTGTCTACTGCAGCGACTGCTTCCAGTCCCAGCCCCGCGGCCTCACGTCCTCCGGGGGCCGTAGTGCTCCCCGGGAGCCCCGCTCGGGCGGCGGGCTCGGTAGCTGGGGCGATTTCGAGCCCATGGAGCGCGGCGGCGGCCGCGGCGGCCGCGGCTGGAACGACCGCAAGGGCGGAAAAGGCCGCCGCTGGTAG
- a CDS encoding proline--tRNA ligase: MRIRQLLVKTLREAPAEAELSSHRLLLRAGLVVPLAAGLYCFTPLGWRVVRNIERIIREEMNRSGAQEVHLPALHPIELWEQSGRAALMGQTLFRLTDRKEREFALGPTHEEVISYLASRTIQSYRDLPVTLYQIQTKFRDEPRPRGGLIRLREFTMKDAYSFDTGWDTLDASYDAAFAAYQRIFRRAGVPVIPVAADSGAIGGKDSQEFVFLTESGEDTILLCPGCGYAANAEKAEFVPAPAVPGEPAPVERVHTPGRRTIAEVAEFLGVEPRQTLKAVFYKADGRPVFVAIRGDLEVNEVKLKNALGAREVEPMDEATVRELGLVAGSASPVGVSGIPVIADRSAVDATNLVGGANEPDYHLRNVNHGRDWQATLVAEIALARAGDACRTCGQALETRRGIEMGHVFKLGTLYAEKMGVYYLDEYGERRPCVMGCYGIGVERLLAAIIEANHDADGIRWPWEVSPFDVHVVVIGAGDAAIDAALSEVEQALQESGLEPLIDDRDDSPGIKFKDADLLGMPMRVTVSPRSLERGGVEVRDRATGETRVLSPAEAAAAIAAARSGAIEAGR; this comes from the coding sequence ATGCGCATACGCCAGCTGCTTGTGAAAACCCTTCGCGAGGCGCCGGCGGAGGCCGAGCTGTCCAGTCACCGCCTGCTGCTGCGGGCGGGGCTGGTCGTGCCGCTGGCGGCCGGGCTGTACTGCTTCACGCCGCTCGGCTGGCGCGTGGTCCGGAACATCGAACGGATCATCCGGGAAGAGATGAACCGCTCCGGTGCGCAGGAAGTCCACCTCCCGGCGCTGCACCCTATCGAGCTCTGGGAGCAGAGCGGCCGGGCGGCGCTCATGGGCCAGACGCTCTTCCGCCTCACCGACAGGAAGGAGCGGGAGTTCGCGCTTGGTCCGACCCACGAAGAGGTCATCTCGTACCTCGCGTCACGGACCATCCAGAGCTACCGCGACCTGCCGGTCACGCTCTACCAGATTCAGACGAAGTTCCGCGACGAACCGCGGCCGCGCGGCGGGCTGATCCGGCTGCGCGAGTTCACCATGAAGGACGCCTACAGCTTCGACACGGGCTGGGACACCCTCGACGCCTCCTACGATGCCGCCTTCGCCGCCTACCAGCGCATCTTCCGCCGGGCCGGGGTGCCGGTCATCCCGGTCGCGGCCGATTCGGGCGCAATCGGGGGCAAGGATTCGCAGGAGTTCGTCTTCCTGACCGAGAGCGGCGAGGACACCATTCTGCTCTGCCCGGGATGCGGGTACGCCGCGAACGCGGAGAAGGCCGAGTTTGTCCCGGCCCCTGCCGTTCCCGGTGAGCCGGCGCCGGTGGAGCGCGTGCACACCCCGGGGAGGCGGACCATTGCCGAGGTCGCGGAGTTCCTCGGCGTGGAACCCCGGCAGACACTGAAGGCGGTGTTCTACAAAGCCGACGGAAGGCCGGTCTTCGTGGCGATTCGCGGCGACCTCGAGGTTAACGAGGTGAAGCTGAAGAACGCCCTCGGTGCGCGCGAGGTTGAGCCGATGGATGAGGCAACCGTCCGGGAGCTCGGGCTGGTCGCCGGGAGCGCTTCGCCGGTCGGCGTTTCAGGCATCCCGGTTATCGCCGACCGGAGCGCCGTTGATGCCACGAACCTGGTTGGCGGGGCGAATGAGCCCGATTACCACCTCCGGAACGTGAACCACGGCCGCGACTGGCAGGCGACGCTGGTCGCCGAGATCGCGCTGGCGCGGGCGGGCGACGCCTGCCGCACCTGCGGGCAGGCCCTCGAGACCCGCCGGGGTATCGAGATGGGCCACGTCTTTAAGCTCGGCACGCTCTACGCCGAGAAGATGGGGGTGTACTACCTCGACGAGTACGGGGAGCGCCGGCCCTGTGTGATGGGCTGCTACGGCATCGGCGTGGAGCGGCTGCTCGCAGCGATCATCGAAGCCAACCATGATGCTGACGGTATCCGCTGGCCGTGGGAGGTCAGCCCGTTCGACGTCCATGTCGTTGTTATCGGCGCCGGGGACGCGGCGATCGATGCCGCTTTGTCCGAGGTCGAACAGGCGCTCCAGGAATCGGGCCTCGAGCCGCTCATCGACGATCGCGACGATTCGCCCGGCATCAAGTTCAAGGACGCCGACCTCCTCGGTATGCCGATGCGGGTGACGGTGAGCCCGCGGTCGCTCGAGCGCGGAGGCGTCGAGGTGCGGGACCGTGCAACGGGCGAAACCCGGGTGCTCAGCCCTGCCGAAGCGGCAGCCGCGATCGCAGCGGCCCGCTCCGGAGCGATCGAAGCGGGCCGCTGA